The genome window GCATTGGTGTGTTTTACCTGTTGGCAATTATCTCATTGGATGTAGTTGGTCTGCTGATGGCGGGCTGGGGCTCGAATAACAAGTATGCCATGCTGGGAGCTATGCGCTCGGTAGCACAGATCGTGTCGTATGAAATTCCGGCTGGCTTGGCTATACTTTCAGCTGTAATGGTTTGCCAGTCCCTGGATTTCCAGGAAATAAGTTACCAGCAGGGCGCTTTGATGAACCAGTTCCCGGGGCTGGAGTATGAAATGAACTGGCTGTTCGGCATCGAAGCTCTGGGCATCAACACCACAACTATAGGCGGCATCACTACCTGGAATATTTTCAGGGCTCCTATACTTTTAATTTCCTTCATTATATACTTTATCGCCTCGCTGGCCGAGAGTAACCGCGCACCTTTCGATATTCCGGAAGCGGAGTCGGAACTAGTGGCAGGTTTCCACGTGGAGTATTCAGGTTTTAGGTTTGCTGTGTTGTTTCTGGCAGAGTATAGCATGATGGTGCTGGTAAGTCTGGTGGCGGTTATACTTTTCCTGGGCAGCTGGAACACGCCTTTACCGAACATTGGCCCTATTAGCCTGGCCTACTGGACCACCGGCACCGTAGGAAGTATATCAGGTATACTTTGGGGTGGCTTCTGGCTGCTGAGCAAAACCTTTGTGCTGCTGTTCCTGCAACTGCAGATACGCTGGACGTACCCACGCCTGCGCGTAGACCAGCTGATGCACCTATGCTGGAAAGTACTTACCCCAATTGCGTTAGTTGTAGTTTTAATAGCAGGCATCTGGCGATTGTTAATGATCTAACTAAAATGTCATTTTGAGTGAAGCGAGAAATCTATTTAAAATTCTATAGAGATCTCTCCTGACGGCGAGATGACAGAACAATAAAAAATTCCCCTCCTCGGAGGGGTTAGGGGTGGGTTAACACTCCATAAAGATTATGGAAAGCAAAACCATAAAACATAAATCCGGATTCTGGGACGTGGTGAAGTCGCTGGTGAGTGGCCTGCGCCTGACGTGGAAGCACTTTGTGCGTGCCAAGAACCGCCGTACCCCGGAGTATGTAACCGATAAAAACTATTTTAACCAACCCGATGGACTGGTAACGCTGAAGTACCCTTACGAGGCCATACCTGTACCTGACAACGGCCGCTACCGCCTGCACAACGAAATAGATGACTGCATCGTCTGTGACCTATGCGCTAAAATTTGCCCGGTAAACTGCATAACCATAGAGTCTGTAAAAGCAACTGAAGAGATTGGCGTAACCTCTGATGGCACAAAGAAACGCCTGTATGCACCGGTATTCGATATTGATATGGCCAAGTGCTGCTACTGCGGCCTTTGCACCACTGTCTGTCCAACCGACTGCCTGACCATGACCCCAGTGTACGATTTCGCGGAAGTAGACATCAAAAACATGATCTACCACTTCACTGATCTAAGCCCGGAGCAGGCTGAAGAGAAAAAGCTACTACTGGCAAAGCAGCAGGAAGAAATGGCCGCAGCAAAAGCAGCAGCGTTGGCAGCCAAAAAGCAACAAGGCTAACTGATTACTGTTAACTGATAACTGAAAAAATGCTTTTCTACATCTTCGCCATACTTGCCATAGTTTCGGGAGCTTACATGGTGCTGACGCGCAACCTGCTGTATGCGGGTTTTTCGCTGCTCATTACGCTACTAAGTATTGCTGGCATTTACGTACTGCTTTTCGCTGATTTTATAGCTGTTACCCAACTGATGGTGTATGTGGGCGGGGTGCTGGTGCTTATACTTTTCGGTATCATGCTGAGCAGCCGTGTACACGACAAATCAGTACTGTCGGAGAATGTGAACACAGTATGGGGGACGTTGATAGCCGGACTTATAGTTGTTGGCCTAAGTTATTCTATACTTAAAGCTAATATCAGCTCACTGCCCTGGTTACAGACAACAGAGTTAAATGTATTGGGTGACCAGAAAAGCACAGTGCAAACTATAGGTATAAAACTTATGACGGATTTTGTATTGCCTTTCGAAATCGCTTCGTTGCTGTTGCTGATTGCCCTGATGGGAGCCGCCTACATTGCCACCGACAAACAGAAAGTATAGCTATGGCACATATTCCATTAGAACATATTTTACTTCTGAGCGCTGTACTTTTCAGCCTGGGCATATTGGCTGTTATTACCAAACGCCACGCGGTGGTAGTGCTGATGGGCATTGAGCTGATATTTAATGCTGCAAACTTAAACCTTGTTGCCTTCAGCCGTCATGATCCTCAATTGTTGCAGGGGCAGCTTTTCTCGCTGTTTGTTATAGTTGTAGCCGCCGCCGAAGCTGCCGTTGCCTTAGCCATTGTGCTGCGCGTGTACCAGCACTTCAAAACTGCCAACTTAAATGAGATTGCCACAGTAGAGAACTAGTATGGTAAACAAGTCGACCTTTAGGGTTTCTAAAATGGATTGTCCTTCTGAAGAACAGATGATCCGGATGAAACTGGAAGGCGATAAAAGTATAAAGCAGCTGGATTTCGATATCCCGAACAGACTATTAACAGTTTACCATAGCGGAGGAACTGCAACTATAGCAGGTGCTATCAACGAGCTAAACCTCAATTCTACATTACTTTCCACTGAGCAAACCGAAGCTACGCCTACAACATTACAGCCTACAGCCGATAGAAAATTGCTCTGGATAGTGCTGCTTATCAACTCTGGCTTTTTTCTGCTGGAGATCGTCACCGGGTTTATTTCTAAGTCGATGGGTTTGGTGGCCGATTCGCTGGATATGCTGGCGGATGCTTTTGTGTATGGTTTGGCCTTGTTTGCAGTAGGTGGAGCCGTGAGACGGAAAAAAAGTATAGCCAGAATAAGTGGGTTTCTTCAGCTTGGGCTTGCCGTGTTAGGCTTTTTTGAAGTAATCCGAAGGTTTCTGGGGTACGAAGAAGTGCCTGTTTTTCAGACCATGATCATTATTTCTTTCTTGGCGCTGATAGGAAATGCTACCTCTTTATACATCCTCCAGAAGTCCGGAAGCAAGGAGGCGCATATGCAGGCTAGCGTGATTTTTACATCTAACGACGTGATCGCAAATATTGGTGTAATTATAGCCGGCTCACTGGTATACTTTACAAACGATAACTTACCAGACTTACTTATTGGTGCAATTGTGTTTCTGTTGGTTGCTAGAGGAGCTTTCCGTATCCTGAAGCTGGCTAACTAAAGAATTAGTGTTTTCTTATATATAGAGTTGAAGATTGGCTATTAATAGAAACACTTTCTGCTTAACTTTGGCGACAGAATCTACATAAGAAAGTATAAACTTGGAGCTTACCGAACTACTGAAGCCGCTGGCTGGCACGCCCCAAACCACTACCGCGTTGGTAGTGCTGCTGTTGCCGCTACTGGCTTTTTTTGTGCTGTTCTGTTTTGGTAAGCGTTTGCCTCGTCGTGGCGACTGGCTGGCGATCGGTATCTCGGCTATCACTTTTGCGCTTTCGGTTTACCTTTTCACCCAAACCTGGAACACCGCTACTTTTCACACGCGTACCACCTGGTTTAGCCTGCCCTCAAGTATAGTTTCTGATTTTACAGCCGGAATTCTGCTGGATAACCTGACCGTGCTGATGCTGGTGATCGTGACCTTCATCTCCACGCTGGTGCAGTTATTCTCGGTAGGCTACATGCACGGCGACACAGGCTACCACCGCTACTTTGCTTACCTGGGGTTGTTTACGTTCAGCATGCTAGGTATTGTGCTGGTAGATAACCTGTTGCTGCTGTTTATTTTCTGGGAATTAGTGGGTTTTTCATCGTACCTGCTTATCGGTTTCTGGTTTGAGCGGCCGGCAGCTGTGGCCGCTAACAAAAAAGCCTTCCTGGTGAACAGGGTAGGGGATATTGGGTTGTTGCTTGGCCTGTTTGCCTTTTATACTTACTTCCGCACTTTCGACCTGGAAACGCTTCGTACACTCATAAGTGCCGGCAACTGGTCAGACAATAGCTTTATACTTGACTATACTTTAAACGGGGAGCTGTGGCAACTGGAGCTAAGTTCGCTGCTGCTTACTTTAGCCGGATTAGGTTTGTTTATGGGGTGTGTGGGTAAGTCGGCGCAGTTTCCGCTGCAGATCTGGTTACCGGACGCCATGCAGGGCCCAACGCCGGTTTCGTCGCTGATACATGCGGCAACCATGGTCGCAGCAGGTGTATACTTGCTGGCTCGCTGTTATGCTCTTTTCACCCCGGATACGCTCACGGTTATAGCTATCGTTGGTGCCATTACCGCATTGCTAGGTGCTATTGCAGCCCTCACGCAATACGACATAAAAGCAGTTCTGGCCTTTTCTACCATCTCTCAGTTGGGATATATGGTAATGGGTATGGGCACAGGGGCACACGATGCGTCACTTTTCCACCTGACGACGCACGCATTCTTTAAGGCTGCTTTGTTCCTCAATGCTGGTATCATCATCCATGCCATGCACCGTGCGTTGTATCATGTACATCAACCTGCCACAAGTATAGATCCTCAGGATATCCGCAACATGGGTGGCCTACGCAAGGCCATGCCAATTACATTTTATACTTACTTGCTGGCGGCTGCAGCTTTGGTTGGTTTGCCATTGTTTTCTGGTTTCCTTTCGAAGGATGCTATACTTTCAGGAAGCTGGGCCTGGGCACAAACCATGAGCGCGAACGGCAACAACTTATACTTTGTAGTTCCGGTAATCGGCTTTACAGTGGTGCTGCTCACGGCTTTTTACATGGCCCGCCACATGTGGTTCATGTTTTTCGGTAGCTTCCGTTTGCCTTTTAATATACAGCAGGTGCGCCTTTCCGCTGAAAGGGAAAATGAGCGCGTAATGGTTTTGCCGGTGGTCTTGCTGGCCATACTTTCGCTGGGAATTTTCTTCTCGCTTAACCCATTAAGCTTCAGTAATAGCTGGGTGATGAACGGGATCAGCCTAAAAGCTACAACTGATGGCGCTCTACTGGCAGACGAGCTTTTGCAGGCAGTAACAGCGCAGGACGAGGCCAATCATACAGCACATTTGGTTATTGGTATACTTTCCGCTGTGTTGGGTGTGGCTGGTATAGGACTGGCTATCAGCAAGTATAAAAACAGAACCAGCGAAGCCCTGCTACATGCGCAGCCGAAGGGTTTGTCAAGCAGAGTTTCTTACAACCATTTTTACCTGGATAACTTCTTCAATACCACATTTGTAAAGCCAGCACTCTGGACAGCTACCACACTTTACCGCGTAGATAAGCGCATCATAGATTATAGCCTGAACTATGGCAGCAAGTGGTTGGTCGTGATTTCGAAGATAGTTGGCTGGTTTGACAGGTTAGTGGTAGATGGATTGGTATGGCTGGTAGGAGCGCTTTCGAAAGTGTTCGGTATGCTGGGCCGCAACCTGCAGAATGGCAAAGTGCAGAGCTATTATGCGTACTCGCTTTTCGGATTTATTTTGATAATACT of Pontibacter deserti contains these proteins:
- a CDS encoding complex I subunit 1/NuoH family protein, whose product is MLAFVLTLVLLLSIVIVLAYAERKVAAFMQDRLGPTEAGPYGSLQSVLDVLKLLQKEDIVPAAADKKLFKLAPILIFAAVFAGFAVIPFTPELVPAGIGIGVFYLLAIISLDVVGLLMAGWGSNNKYAMLGAMRSVAQIVSYEIPAGLAILSAVMVCQSLDFQEISYQQGALMNQFPGLEYEMNWLFGIEALGINTTTIGGITTWNIFRAPILLISFIIYFIASLAESNRAPFDIPEAESELVAGFHVEYSGFRFAVLFLAEYSMMVLVSLVAVILFLGSWNTPLPNIGPISLAYWTTGTVGSISGILWGGFWLLSKTFVLLFLQLQIRWTYPRLRVDQLMHLCWKVLTPIALVVVLIAGIWRLLMI
- a CDS encoding NuoI/complex I 23 kDa subunit family protein, whose product is MESKTIKHKSGFWDVVKSLVSGLRLTWKHFVRAKNRRTPEYVTDKNYFNQPDGLVTLKYPYEAIPVPDNGRYRLHNEIDDCIVCDLCAKICPVNCITIESVKATEEIGVTSDGTKKRLYAPVFDIDMAKCCYCGLCTTVCPTDCLTMTPVYDFAEVDIKNMIYHFTDLSPEQAEEKKLLLAKQQEEMAAAKAAALAAKKQQG
- a CDS encoding NADH-quinone oxidoreductase subunit J family protein; translated protein: MLFYIFAILAIVSGAYMVLTRNLLYAGFSLLITLLSIAGIYVLLFADFIAVTQLMVYVGGVLVLILFGIMLSSRVHDKSVLSENVNTVWGTLIAGLIVVGLSYSILKANISSLPWLQTTELNVLGDQKSTVQTIGIKLMTDFVLPFEIASLLLLIALMGAAYIATDKQKV
- the nuoK gene encoding NADH-quinone oxidoreductase subunit NuoK is translated as MAHIPLEHILLLSAVLFSLGILAVITKRHAVVVLMGIELIFNAANLNLVAFSRHDPQLLQGQLFSLFVIVVAAAEAAVALAIVLRVYQHFKTANLNEIATVEN
- a CDS encoding cation transporter; protein product: MVNKSTFRVSKMDCPSEEQMIRMKLEGDKSIKQLDFDIPNRLLTVYHSGGTATIAGAINELNLNSTLLSTEQTEATPTTLQPTADRKLLWIVLLINSGFFLLEIVTGFISKSMGLVADSLDMLADAFVYGLALFAVGGAVRRKKSIARISGFLQLGLAVLGFFEVIRRFLGYEEVPVFQTMIIISFLALIGNATSLYILQKSGSKEAHMQASVIFTSNDVIANIGVIIAGSLVYFTNDNLPDLLIGAIVFLLVARGAFRILKLAN
- the nuoL gene encoding NADH-quinone oxidoreductase subunit L — protein: MELTELLKPLAGTPQTTTALVVLLLPLLAFFVLFCFGKRLPRRGDWLAIGISAITFALSVYLFTQTWNTATFHTRTTWFSLPSSIVSDFTAGILLDNLTVLMLVIVTFISTLVQLFSVGYMHGDTGYHRYFAYLGLFTFSMLGIVLVDNLLLLFIFWELVGFSSYLLIGFWFERPAAVAANKKAFLVNRVGDIGLLLGLFAFYTYFRTFDLETLRTLISAGNWSDNSFILDYTLNGELWQLELSSLLLTLAGLGLFMGCVGKSAQFPLQIWLPDAMQGPTPVSSLIHAATMVAAGVYLLARCYALFTPDTLTVIAIVGAITALLGAIAALTQYDIKAVLAFSTISQLGYMVMGMGTGAHDASLFHLTTHAFFKAALFLNAGIIIHAMHRALYHVHQPATSIDPQDIRNMGGLRKAMPITFYTYLLAAAALVGLPLFSGFLSKDAILSGSWAWAQTMSANGNNLYFVVPVIGFTVVLLTAFYMARHMWFMFFGSFRLPFNIQQVRLSAERENERVMVLPVVLLAILSLGIFFSLNPLSFSNSWVMNGISLKATTDGALLADELLQAVTAQDEANHTAHLVIGILSAVLGVAGIGLAISKYKNRTSEALLHAQPKGLSSRVSYNHFYLDNFFNTTFVKPALWTATTLYRVDKRIIDYSLNYGSKWLVVISKIVGWFDRLVVDGLVWLVGALSKVFGMLGRNLQNGKVQSYYAYSLFGFILIILYIVLF